One Aegilops tauschii subsp. strangulata cultivar AL8/78 chromosome 7, Aet v6.0, whole genome shotgun sequence genomic window carries:
- the LOC109779221 gene encoding LRR receptor-like serine/threonine-protein kinase ER1 isoform X1: protein MATTAAPAAAYGTLIAFLLVAGAAADDGAALLEVKKSFRNVGNVLYDWSGDDHCSWRGVLCDNVTFAVAALNLSGLNLEGEISPAVGALKSLVSIDLKSNGLTGQIPDEIGDCSSIKTLDLSFNNLDGDIPFSVSKLKHLETLILKNNQLVGAIPSTLSQLPNLKILDLAQNKLSGEIPRLIYWNEVLQYLGLRGNQLEGTLSPDMCQLTGLWYFDVKNNSLTGEIPETIGNCTSFQVLDLSYNHLTGSIPFNIGFLQVATLSLQGNKFTGPIPSVIGLMQALAVLDLSYNQLSGPIPSILGNLSYTEKLYMQGNRLTGTIPPELGNMSTLHYLELNDNQLTGSIPSELGKLTGLYDLNLANNSLEGPIPNNISSCVNLNSFNAHGNKLNGTIPRSLCKLESMTSLNLSSNHLSGPIPIELSRINNLDILDLSCNMITGPIPSAIGSLEHLLKLNLSKNALVGFIPAEFGNLRSIGEIDLSNNHLGGLIPQELGMLQNLMLLKLENNNITGDVSSLMNCFSLNTLNISFNNLAGVVPTDNNFSRFSPDSFLGNPGLCGYWLASCRSSSHQDKPQISKAAILGIALGGLVILLMILIAVCRPHSPPVFKDISVSKPVSNVPPKLVILNMNMALHVYEDIMRMTENLSEKYIIGYGASSTVYKCVLKNCRPVAIKKLYAQYPQSLKEFQTELETVGSIKHRNLVSLQGYSLSPVGNLLFYEYMENGSLWDVLHEGQSKKKKLDWETRLRIALGAAQGLAYLHHDCSPRIIHRDVKSKNILLDKDYEPHLTDFGIAKSLCVSKTHTSTYVMGTIGYIDPEYARTSRLNEKSDVYSYGIVLLELLTGKKPVDNECNLHHSILSKTASNAVMETVDPDIADTCQDLGEVKKVFQLALLCTKKQPSDRPTMHEVVRVLDCLVHPDPPPKAAQPQPPTGPSYANEYVSLRGAGTLSSCANSSSTSDAELFLKFGQAISHNTE, encoded by the exons ATGGCGAcgacggcggctccggcggcggcgtacggcacCCTCATTGCCTTCCTCCTCGTGGCCGGCGCCGCCGCGGACGACG GGGCGGCGCTGCTGGAGGTGAAGAAGTCGTTCCGCAACGTCGGCAACGTGCTCTACGACTGGTCCGGCGACGACCACTGCTCCTGGCGCGGCGTCCTCTGCGACAACGTCACCTTCGCCGTCGCCGCGCT CAACCTCTCCGGGCTCAACCTCGAGGGCGAAATCTCGCCGGCCGTCGGCGCCCTGAAGAGCCTCGTCTCGAT TGATCTGAAGTCGAATGGGCTGACCGGCCAGatcccggatgagattggggatTGCTCGTCGATTAAGACGCT GGATTTGTCCTTCAACAACTTGGATGGCGACATACCATTCTCGGTGTCCAAGCTCAAGCACCTCGAAACCTT GATATTGAAGAACAACCAGCTGGTCGGCGCGATCCCGTCGACGCTGTCGCAGCTCCCAAATTTGAAGATTCT GGACTTGGCACAAAACAAACTGAGTGGGGAGATACCAAGGCTAATCTATTGGAATGAGGTTCTTCAATACTT GGGATTGCGCGGcaaccagttggaaggaaccCTCTCCCCGGATATGTGCCAGTTGACCGGCCTTTGGTACTT CGACGTTAAGAACAATAGCTTGACTGGGGAGATACCGGAGACCATTGGGAACTGTACGAGTTTTCAGGTCTT GGATTTATCCTACAATCATTTAACTGGATCAATCCCTTTCAACATTGGCTTCCTTCAAGTTGCTACACT GTCCTTGCAAGGGAACAAGTTCACTGGTCCGATCCCATCAGTTATTGGCCTCATGCAGGCACTTGCTGTGCT GGATCTGAGTTACAACCAACTATCTGGCCCTATACCGTCGATACTGGGAAACTTGTCATATACTGAGAAACT ATACATGCAAGGCAACAGGTTAACTGGGACAATACCACCAGAACTTGGGAATATGTCAACACTTCATTACCT AGAACTAAATGATAATCAACTTACTGGGTCCATTCCGTCGGAGCTGGGAAAGCTTACAGGCTTATATGACTT GAACCTTGCAAACAACAGCCTAGAAGGACCAATTCCCAACAATATAAGTTCTTGTGTGAATCTCAATAGCTT TAATGCCCATGGCAACAAGTTAAATGGGACCATTCCTCGTTCTTTGTGTAAACTTGAGAGCATGACCTCTTT GAATCTGTCGTCAAATCATTTGAGTGGTCCTATTCCTATTGAGCTTTCAAGAATCAACAATTTGGACATCTT GGATTTATCCTGCAACATGATTACTGGTCCAATTCCATCAGCCATCGGCAGCTTGGAGCATCTATTGAAACT TAACCTGAGCAAGAATGCTCTTGTCGGATTCATCCCTGCCGAGTTTGGGAACTTGAGGAGTATCGGTGAGAT TGATCTGTCCAACAACCATCTTGGTGGTCTGATTCCTCAAGAACTTGGAATGCTGCAAAATCTGATGTTGCT AAAACTGGAAAATAACAATATAACCGGGGATGTCTCTTCACTGATGAACTGCTTCAGTCTAAATACCTT AAATATATCATTCAATAATTTGGCTGGAGTTGTCCCTACCGACAACAACTTCTCACGGTTTTCGCCTGACAG CTTCTTGGGTAATCCTGGACTTTGTGGATATTGGCTTGCCTCGTGCCGTTCCTCCAGCCACCAAGATAAAC CACAAATCTCGAAGGCTGCAATACTCGGCATTGCTCTGGGTGGGCTTGTTATCCTCCTGATGATTTTAATAGCTGTTTGCAGGCCGCACAGTCCTCCTGTTTTCAAAGATATCTCTGTTAGCAAACCAG TGAGCAATGTCCCCCCCAAGCTAGTGATACTTAATATGAACATGGCCCTCCATGTCTATGAAGACATAATGAGGATGACTGAGAACTTGAGTGAGAAATACATCATTGGGTATGGGGCATCAAGCACAGTTTATAAATGTGTTCTGAAGAACTGCAGACCGGTGGCAATCAAGAAGCTGTATGCCCAGTACCCGCAAAGCCTGAAGGAATTTCAAACTGAGCTTGAGACTGTCGGCAGTATCAAACACCGGAATTTAGTGAGTCTTCAAGGATACTCCCTGTCACCTGTTGGGAATCTTCTCTTCTACGAGTACATGGAAAATGGCAGCCTCTGGGATGTTTTACATG AAGGTCAATCCAAGAAGAAAAAACTTGATTGGGAGACTCGCCTTCGGATTGCTCTCGGTGCTGCTCAAGGCCTTGCCTACCTTCACCATGACTGCAGTCCCCGGATAATCCACAGGGATGTAAAATCAAAGAATATCCTCCTCGACAAAGATTACGAGCCACACCTTACGGACTTTGGCATTGCTAAGAGTTTGTGTGTTTCAAAGACACACACGTCGACCTATGTCATGGGCACTATTGGCTACATTGATCCTGAGTATGCGCGCACCTCCCGCCTCAACGAGAAGTCCGATGTCTACAGCTATGGCATCGTCCTGCTCGAGCTGCTGACCGGCAAAAAGCCCGTGGACAACGAGTGCAATCTCCATCACTCG ATCCTATCAAAGACGGCGAGCAACGCGGTGATGGAGACGGTCGACCCCGACATCGCGGACACGTGCCAGGACCTCGGCGAGGTGAAGAAGGTGTTCCAGCTGGCGCTGCTCTGCACCAAGAAGCAGCCGTCGGACCGGCCGACGATGCACGAGGTGGTGCGCGTGCTGGACTGCCTGGTGCACCCCGACCCGCCGCCCAAGGCCGCCCAGCCGCAGCCGCCCACCGGCCCGAGCTACGCCAACGAGTACGTGAGCCTGCGGGGCGCCGGCACGCTGTCGTCCTGCGCCAACTCGTCGAGCACGTCGGACGCCGAGCTGTTCCTCAAGTTCGGCCAGGCCATCTCCCACAACACGGAGTAG
- the LOC109779221 gene encoding LRR receptor-like serine/threonine-protein kinase ER1 isoform X2, which produces MATTAAPAAAYGTLIAFLLVAGAAADDGAALLEVKKSFRNVGNVLYDWSGDDHCSWRGVLCDNVTFAVAALNLSGLNLEGEISPAVGALKSLVSIDLKSNGLTGQIPDEIGDCSSIKTLDLSFNNLDGDIPFSVSKLKHLETLILKNNQLVGAIPSTLSQLPNLKILDLAQNKLSGEIPRLIYWNEVLQYLGLRGNQLEGTLSPDMCQLTGLWYFDVKNNSLTGEIPETIGNCTSFQVLDLSYNHLTGSIPFNIGFLQVATLSLQGNKFTGPIPSVIGLMQALAVLDLSYNQLSGPIPSILGNLSYTEKLYMQGNRLTGTIPPELGNMSTLHYLELNDNQLTGSIPSELGKLTGLYDLNLANNSLEGPIPNNISSCVNLNSFNAHGNKLNGTIPRSLCKLESMTSLNLSSNHLSGPIPIELSRINNLDILDLSCNMITGPIPSAIGSLEHLLKLNLSKNALVGFIPAEFGNLRSIGEIDLSNNHLGGLIPQELGMLQNLMLLKLENNNITGDVSSLMNCFSLNTLNISFNNLAGVVPTDNNFSRFSPDSFLGNPGLCGYWLASCRSSSHQDKPQISKAAILGIALGGLVILLMILIAVCRPHSPPVFKDISVSKPVSNVPPKLVILNMNMALHVYEDIMRMTENLSEKYIIGYGASSTVYKCVLKNCRPVAIKKLYAQYPQSLKEFQTELETVGSIKHRNLVSLQGYSLSPVGNLLFYEYMENGSLWDVLHGQSKKKKLDWETRLRIALGAAQGLAYLHHDCSPRIIHRDVKSKNILLDKDYEPHLTDFGIAKSLCVSKTHTSTYVMGTIGYIDPEYARTSRLNEKSDVYSYGIVLLELLTGKKPVDNECNLHHSILSKTASNAVMETVDPDIADTCQDLGEVKKVFQLALLCTKKQPSDRPTMHEVVRVLDCLVHPDPPPKAAQPQPPTGPSYANEYVSLRGAGTLSSCANSSSTSDAELFLKFGQAISHNTE; this is translated from the exons ATGGCGAcgacggcggctccggcggcggcgtacggcacCCTCATTGCCTTCCTCCTCGTGGCCGGCGCCGCCGCGGACGACG GGGCGGCGCTGCTGGAGGTGAAGAAGTCGTTCCGCAACGTCGGCAACGTGCTCTACGACTGGTCCGGCGACGACCACTGCTCCTGGCGCGGCGTCCTCTGCGACAACGTCACCTTCGCCGTCGCCGCGCT CAACCTCTCCGGGCTCAACCTCGAGGGCGAAATCTCGCCGGCCGTCGGCGCCCTGAAGAGCCTCGTCTCGAT TGATCTGAAGTCGAATGGGCTGACCGGCCAGatcccggatgagattggggatTGCTCGTCGATTAAGACGCT GGATTTGTCCTTCAACAACTTGGATGGCGACATACCATTCTCGGTGTCCAAGCTCAAGCACCTCGAAACCTT GATATTGAAGAACAACCAGCTGGTCGGCGCGATCCCGTCGACGCTGTCGCAGCTCCCAAATTTGAAGATTCT GGACTTGGCACAAAACAAACTGAGTGGGGAGATACCAAGGCTAATCTATTGGAATGAGGTTCTTCAATACTT GGGATTGCGCGGcaaccagttggaaggaaccCTCTCCCCGGATATGTGCCAGTTGACCGGCCTTTGGTACTT CGACGTTAAGAACAATAGCTTGACTGGGGAGATACCGGAGACCATTGGGAACTGTACGAGTTTTCAGGTCTT GGATTTATCCTACAATCATTTAACTGGATCAATCCCTTTCAACATTGGCTTCCTTCAAGTTGCTACACT GTCCTTGCAAGGGAACAAGTTCACTGGTCCGATCCCATCAGTTATTGGCCTCATGCAGGCACTTGCTGTGCT GGATCTGAGTTACAACCAACTATCTGGCCCTATACCGTCGATACTGGGAAACTTGTCATATACTGAGAAACT ATACATGCAAGGCAACAGGTTAACTGGGACAATACCACCAGAACTTGGGAATATGTCAACACTTCATTACCT AGAACTAAATGATAATCAACTTACTGGGTCCATTCCGTCGGAGCTGGGAAAGCTTACAGGCTTATATGACTT GAACCTTGCAAACAACAGCCTAGAAGGACCAATTCCCAACAATATAAGTTCTTGTGTGAATCTCAATAGCTT TAATGCCCATGGCAACAAGTTAAATGGGACCATTCCTCGTTCTTTGTGTAAACTTGAGAGCATGACCTCTTT GAATCTGTCGTCAAATCATTTGAGTGGTCCTATTCCTATTGAGCTTTCAAGAATCAACAATTTGGACATCTT GGATTTATCCTGCAACATGATTACTGGTCCAATTCCATCAGCCATCGGCAGCTTGGAGCATCTATTGAAACT TAACCTGAGCAAGAATGCTCTTGTCGGATTCATCCCTGCCGAGTTTGGGAACTTGAGGAGTATCGGTGAGAT TGATCTGTCCAACAACCATCTTGGTGGTCTGATTCCTCAAGAACTTGGAATGCTGCAAAATCTGATGTTGCT AAAACTGGAAAATAACAATATAACCGGGGATGTCTCTTCACTGATGAACTGCTTCAGTCTAAATACCTT AAATATATCATTCAATAATTTGGCTGGAGTTGTCCCTACCGACAACAACTTCTCACGGTTTTCGCCTGACAG CTTCTTGGGTAATCCTGGACTTTGTGGATATTGGCTTGCCTCGTGCCGTTCCTCCAGCCACCAAGATAAAC CACAAATCTCGAAGGCTGCAATACTCGGCATTGCTCTGGGTGGGCTTGTTATCCTCCTGATGATTTTAATAGCTGTTTGCAGGCCGCACAGTCCTCCTGTTTTCAAAGATATCTCTGTTAGCAAACCAG TGAGCAATGTCCCCCCCAAGCTAGTGATACTTAATATGAACATGGCCCTCCATGTCTATGAAGACATAATGAGGATGACTGAGAACTTGAGTGAGAAATACATCATTGGGTATGGGGCATCAAGCACAGTTTATAAATGTGTTCTGAAGAACTGCAGACCGGTGGCAATCAAGAAGCTGTATGCCCAGTACCCGCAAAGCCTGAAGGAATTTCAAACTGAGCTTGAGACTGTCGGCAGTATCAAACACCGGAATTTAGTGAGTCTTCAAGGATACTCCCTGTCACCTGTTGGGAATCTTCTCTTCTACGAGTACATGGAAAATGGCAGCCTCTGGGATGTTTTACATG GTCAATCCAAGAAGAAAAAACTTGATTGGGAGACTCGCCTTCGGATTGCTCTCGGTGCTGCTCAAGGCCTTGCCTACCTTCACCATGACTGCAGTCCCCGGATAATCCACAGGGATGTAAAATCAAAGAATATCCTCCTCGACAAAGATTACGAGCCACACCTTACGGACTTTGGCATTGCTAAGAGTTTGTGTGTTTCAAAGACACACACGTCGACCTATGTCATGGGCACTATTGGCTACATTGATCCTGAGTATGCGCGCACCTCCCGCCTCAACGAGAAGTCCGATGTCTACAGCTATGGCATCGTCCTGCTCGAGCTGCTGACCGGCAAAAAGCCCGTGGACAACGAGTGCAATCTCCATCACTCG ATCCTATCAAAGACGGCGAGCAACGCGGTGATGGAGACGGTCGACCCCGACATCGCGGACACGTGCCAGGACCTCGGCGAGGTGAAGAAGGTGTTCCAGCTGGCGCTGCTCTGCACCAAGAAGCAGCCGTCGGACCGGCCGACGATGCACGAGGTGGTGCGCGTGCTGGACTGCCTGGTGCACCCCGACCCGCCGCCCAAGGCCGCCCAGCCGCAGCCGCCCACCGGCCCGAGCTACGCCAACGAGTACGTGAGCCTGCGGGGCGCCGGCACGCTGTCGTCCTGCGCCAACTCGTCGAGCACGTCGGACGCCGAGCTGTTCCTCAAGTTCGGCCAGGCCATCTCCCACAACACGGAGTAG